GAGATATGATTACCATTTAACTTATCATCTCTAAATCTTAATAATTGCCATGCACCTGTTTCTTGATCTTTCGTACATTCAACGATTCTACCATTTAATGgttgatttaaattcttcaactCATGCCATTTCTCATCACTGACTTCTAAATCTGAGAATTTCTGATATGTCctttctaataaatctaattctttattatcaaatggTTGGTCAAAATGCTGTAACCTGGAATTTACATCAGCACCGCCCTTCCAAACATAAAGTTCAAAATTTGGCTTAACATCATAATTATGATACCATCTATTTGGATCTTTTTTTGGTAATGATTCATCTTCAACCATTGgaatttgtaaaataagCTTAAAGTCTACAGAGTTTTCCTCTTCAGGTTTCCATTTCAATAAGTATGAATCCTTACCACCAACATAATAAGAAGTCTTAACTGGTGTAAAAATTAGACCATCTGATTTGTGAGGTAATTTATCCAATGTATTCTCCACTTTTACTAAATCATAACTGAAATTCATATGTttcattgataatttaaatggGAATGTACCACAATGGTCAGGATAATAAGTTCTTAGATCGTAATAAGGCTTAAAGAATTCTTTACCCAAATGGGCTAACCTTGAACTTGTTGGAGATGGAACCAAACAACGGCCATTTATTGCTAAACAATCAAACATTAGATATCTCATCTCTTTCATACCAGTTTGGGGATTTGTTTGAATAACCAATTCACCATCAATCAAAGTTCCATCTTGCATAGTTTCCAATAACTCTTTCTTATGGTGGCGCGGTAAACGGGGGAAATGAAACccatttattaaataataattgttcTCTCTGTCTATCATAAAGCACCCTTGTTCTTTGGTTACAGGATTGATTAATATCAGAAGTAATACACGTAATCCATCAGTCTTCTCACAG
This genomic stretch from Henningerozyma blattae CBS 6284 chromosome 1, complete genome harbors:
- the CEG1 gene encoding mRNA guanylyltransferase (similar to Saccharomyces cerevisiae CEG1 (YGL130W); ancestral locus Anc_6.228); translated protein: MDDRSAPEVPGIVQPGNVTQDLKMMVCKLLNSPKPSKTFPGSQPISFAHGHMSDNLLQHDYYVCEKTDGLRVLLLILINPVTKEQGCFMIDRENNYYLINGFHFPRLPRHHKKELLETMQDGTLIDGELVIQTNPQTGMKEMRYLMFDCLAINGRCLVPSPTSSRLAHLGKEFFKPYYDLRTYYPDHCGTFPFKLSMKHMNFSYDLVKVENTLDKLPHKSDGLIFTPVKTSYYVGGKDSYLLKWKPEEENSVDFKLILQIPMVEDESLPKKDPNRWYHNYDVKPNFELYVWKGGADVNSRLQHFDQPFDNKELDLLERTYQKFSDLEVSDEKWHELKNLNQPLNGRIVECTKDQETGAWQLLRFRDDKLNGNHISVVQKVLESINDSVKLEDLSEIVEGIRTNWKEREQQLKSAAHRQPPAPQHQQHQSQTFENNQGGNDDKFVDDDDDWFNE